In the Nicotiana tabacum cultivar K326 chromosome 16, ASM71507v2, whole genome shotgun sequence genome, one interval contains:
- the LOC142170540 gene encoding uncharacterized protein LOC142170540: MKDLQESKSTLEQQVRALTLELPVVKASSSQAEKEKEHLESSFSEQLSKASKENRELKALLSQKEVYAGELVQSLTQAQEDLRVSVDKACALVSSHASLQASYNSALAENEELKNEIADWEKDYEILEEKSVVEVSWAFLNSRRDTLIEAGQENFNLESELSKINETIEKSQQTQDFPSPVVEAPVNVEADTGTPTLSSPIELVAASQVETASVDAPAQN, translated from the coding sequence ATGAAAGATTTACAAGAGAGCAAGAGTACCTTAGAGCAGCAGGTGCGGGCTTTAACTTTAGAGTTACCAGTTGTAAAAGCTTCCTCAAGccaagcagaaaaagaaaaagaacatctCGAATCCTCCTTCTCAGAGCAACTATCTAAGGCCAGTAAAGAGAacagagagttgaaggctcttttgagtcaaaaagaagtttacgctggggagctcgtgcaaagcttaactcaagcacaagaagaccttCGAGTCTCTGTTGATAAAGCGTGTGCTTTAGTGAGCTcccatgcctctcttcaagcttcttataactccgccttggctgaaaatgaagagctaaagAATGAGATTGCTGATTGGGAAAAagattatgagatccttgaagaaaaatctgttgttgaggtaagttgggcatttttgaattcacgtcgtgataccctaattgaagctggtcaagaaaacttcaacctggagtcGGAGTTATCTAAGATCAATGAAACCATTGAAAAATCTCAGCAAACTCAGGACTTCCCTTCTCCCGTGGTTGAAGCTCCCGtgaatgttgaagctgatacgGGTACCCCAACTCTTTCAAGCCCAATCGAGCTTGTTGCTGCAAGCCAAGTTGAAACCGCATCTGTTGATGCACCTGCCCAAAATTGA